agtctccctccctggggatattccagagccatctggacacagtcctgtgctctgggatgagccTGCTGGAGCAAGAGGTGGGATCAGGTGACtctggtcccttccagcctcgCCCATCCTGTGACTCCACGAACGTGGCTGTGGGAGGTGGGGATGGCTGTGGCCCTGTCCACGCTCTGCCCATCCCAGGCTCGTTCCTCTCCTTGTGAGCCCCTGGGATGTGTGTTCCCCCAGCCGTGCTCTGGAAGAGGGCAGCCCCGCTGGGGCCCATGCCCAACGAGGACGTGGACGTGGGGAACCTGGAGGCGCTGCCGAAGTACCGCAGCTTCACGCGCTACTTGCGGCAGGCGGAGCGGGCGAGCCGGGAGCCGCGCTGGTGGAACACCTACCGCCAGCACACCGACCCCCCCGCAGGTACCCGGCCTCAACCGCCCCCTGAGGCGCCCTGGCACAGGCTCAGCCCTGTCCCGCGTGCCGCTGTGCGGAGGGCAGATGTCtccagggaaaaggggttttccagagggagggaggctggCCAGGACCTGCCAAAAGACACGGAGCAAAGAAGTGGTTCCTTGGAGCCCCGGGGGTGCCACAGAGAGCAAAGAGCCAGAGCTTCAGGCCCGCAGCAGATAacacagctgggaatgggagggccatgagctggggaaggaggtgcAGAGGGGACAGAATCAAGGCCTGATTGTCCTTTCAGATCTTttctagtgggaggtgtccttgTCCATGGCAGGGTTGGAAGTGGATGGTCTTCAGCgcccctcccaacccaaacccttctgtgatcCTGATCTCTGGAAGTCTCTGTCTCACACTCTCAGACGTTTCGCAGGGGTTTGTGTTTGGGTGGTTTGGGTGCTCATGTGTTTCACCTTCTCTCTTTCCACCCCTCCCTGAAGAGCCCCAGACAGACATTGGCCTGCCACATGAGAGGCCATCACGGGCAAAGGAGctcaaggaaagaaagaggatcCTGAGGGAGAACCGCCGGAATGCTGAGATGGAACGAGCGGCGCGGCTCCGGACTGGTCAGTGCCCCAGCAcctcccttcctgctccagctgctctgggtgtccagctgctgcctctgcatcTTCCCTCTCTCATTGCAGTGCTCATTCCCCTCGACGAGGTCAGGGCTGAGTGGGAGAGGACCAGTGGCCCGTTCCACAAGCAGCGCGTGGCCAAGCACTGCGGGGTGTTCCGGGACCTGTTCAAGGGGGCCACCTTCACCCCCTGGGTCGCCCTGAGGGTGCAGTACAGCCAGGAGGACGAGGACCTCGTGCCAGTCTACTATGGGAACATGGTGACTCCATCAGAGGTGCGAGAGGGGAGCTGGGAACGACTTGGAGCCCCTGGGAAGCCTCTTTCTGACAGGTGCTTCCAATGGGCATGGTTCATTCCAGGAGATGCCTTTTACAAGAGTGTTTCCTCTGTGCTGAAGGAAAATACTTTATGGATGTATTTTATGGATGTGATAGGAACAGTGATTGTAGGTTGTCTGGCAGGAGGCTGATGGTTATTTATGCCCTGGGGTTCTCCAGGTGGATTCCTCAGtggcctggcagtgcccagtCTGTGTTGTGTCCAAGCCTTGCCCTGACACAGTTCATGGAAGCTGTTGTGTGAGTGATTCACATTCTCTTTATGTTGCTCTTTTAGGCTTCCAGTCCCCCTGCAGTGTCATACGAGGCAGACAAAGGCTCCCTCTGGACCTTGTTGCTCACAAATCCAGGTGAGCAGCATGTTCTTTAAAGGAACATGTTTAAACTGGGTTGTTTCACTCAGCTTTTGGTTAACTCCTGATTCTTTTGGCTGCACAGAGATAATAAACTCTGGAAGggttcaaggccaagttggagcaacctggcctactgaaggtgtccctgcccatggcagggggtgggatgagatgagctttaaggccccttccagcccaaactgtgctgtgattctgtgatgttaTATCTGTTAGACTGGGACACATTATATATGGAGGAAAGATTGCAGCCTCCCCAAGTCCATAGCACTTGAGAGAAGGGACAGTGACACAACAGAACCTGTGTCACACTATAGAGGAAACAATTTCCTGACTCCCATCTTTGTTTACCTCCAAGCTCCTCTTCCTTGGCAGTCTGCCTGGAAGGCAGCTTTGCTGACACTGTTCACCTTGAGACACCAAGGCACAGTGAAGGATGCACCTGCCCAAGAAGATTTCAAGAATCTTGGAATTAGATCTGCAGAGTTCTTTGCTCCTCATTTTAAACTCAGTCCTATAGGAATTAGTTCCTTTCCTGCTAAGGAAGGAATGCTGGGAGGTCTTGAGCTGCTCCCTCTGGTCAAAGCAGGTCTGGGCATTCTCACTTTGGGGTGGATGCTGGCACCAGGGTGTCCCTAAGTCACTTTTCCCTGTTGTCTGTTGGCAGATGGACATTTGAGGGATGCAGACTCGGAATACCTCCACTGGCTGGTGTGAGTACATCAGAGCCATGTGCTCTCTGCTTGTGGGCTGGGCAGAAACTCCTCCAACAGCTCAGAATCCATGGCTTTTCCTGGTGCTCCTGCCATTAGCTCCTTCAGCCCTATGTTCTGGGTCTTGTTATGGATGCAGGAGTTCCAGATGTTGCTGCTGTTCAGCATTCCAGtcactgggtgggatttttcCTGTGGTGAAAGCAGTCTCTACTATCTGTTCCCTTATCAAATGGGGCAGAAATCACATCACAGCATGGCAGAGGGATTTGCAGTCCTGGATGAATCTGCTGGAGGGAAATGAGTGTAAATGTGTTTGTGTTCAGGACCAACATCCCAGGCAGTGACATCAAGGCTGGTAAGGAGATGTGCCACTACCTGCCccccttccctgccatggggacGGGCTACCACCGCTTCATCTTCCTGCTCTTCAAGCAACACGGTCCCATCGACTTCAGCCAGGACGCTCGGCCGGCACCGTGGTAATTCCTCtgctcactgcagagctgggcttggctgctgctgcttgtgggGTTTGTGTACCTGTCACTGCACtagaggagcagctcctgtcacTCTGCAGAGTTCTCCAGGGCTGCTTTGGGTTTGTGTGTCCTCTGCAGTCACaatcccagcactgcagagtcCTGGTTGTTACAGACCAAGCTGTTAGAGAGTGGTTTGTCCTGCCCAGAAATGTACATGGAGCTGGAGACACTGGGGAATTTCCTCTTAGTGGCTTCCTTTTCCACCTCTTTCATATGCCCTGGGGTGATGTGGTGCAGGGTATTGCTGCAAGGAAAGATTCACCTGGTGCTTGTGTCTTGTTTCCAGCTACAGCCTGAAGATGAGAACCTTTAGTACATTTGACTTCTACAGAAAGCATAAGGATGCCATGACCCCGGCAGGGCTGGCATTTTTCCAGTGTCAGTGGGACAGCTCTGTCACTTCCACCTTCCATCAGCTGCTCAGTAAGGAATGGGGACGCTGAAGGGGGGTTCTGTGGGTGGGACATGGCCCTGTGGCTGCAAGCTCTTACTTGGTCTTGGCACTTGTCCAGGATCAGCACAGACTAAGCCCTTCCTGAGCCATCCTCCTCCAAACTAACAGCAGCCTGAAGGAGCAACCCCTAATCCTTGGctgaggattttaaaataactccAAGGGCATGTTTGAGCAGCTCTGGTCCTGTGTGAATGATGGGGGGTGTGGGGTTCAGATGTGAGCCCCCCTGCTGACCCTGTCACTCTCTGCAGACATGAGGGAGCCCGTGTTCGAGTTCGTGCGGCCGCCCCCCTACCACCCTCCGCAGGTGAAGTTCCCTCGCCACCAGCCCCTGAGGTACCTGGACAGGTACCGAGACACACAGGAGCCCACCTACGGCATCTACTAGGAGCTGTCCCCCTCTGTGTCTGTGGGATGCTGGCTCCTGGATTTCCAGTGCTCCCCTCAATGCCTCAGGAGGGAAATGACCAAGTCTCAGCCCCTCAGCTCTCAgttcccctgtgctgggagctggcgTTGGGTGCTCACAGGGCTGGCAACTGCGTGGTCAAGAAGCTGCTTAATGAGAACATTCAAAGTGAATCCATGGCCAGGCTGAACCCTTGCTCCTGattctgcagcagagctgagcagtgaCTGGCAGGCTGCATCTTCCCAGAGACGATCTGCCTTGCTTCCCTGCAAGGATCAAcgtttttcttttgtctgtttaTGGAACAAACAGAGCCAGGCCAGCCTGGATTTTCTCCTCTCACAGGTTCAGGACTGTGTCAGATTTTATTTGTGCAGTCCTCTTGGAGAGATGAGTCTGATTAAACActctctgagctgtgctggcaaaGCTGTCTTTATTGGGAAGAGTCTGTTACCCCGGCCAGTTggcccagagctggggagctCAGCAGGGTGCAGGGGAGATGGGCAGCCCTTCCACTGGCCAGAGTCACTTCCCTTCTTGGATGCTGTAGTTTGGGAATAGTGTGGCTACACAGGTGGTAAACCTGCACAAGGTCAGTGTTTGTGGAGGTCGCTTCAGCTACCCAAGCATGTGGACCTCAgcctcctttccccctctccctggACAGGATGTACCTGGTGTGGGCAGGtgagcagaagcagagctgctgctggtggcctggcactgctgctgctggtcctgTTCCCAGGCCTTGGagagcctctgctctgctgtgcatcTCCTGTTCACATGGACCTCCAAATACCAACATATTCCTGCTGACATACCAACATATTCCTGCTCTTCTCAGCTCTGGTTCCCAGTAACTTTTTCTGAGGTTCCTTCTGCCAGGAAATTGGAGCCTTCAGCAAACAGCTGAGAGTGGGCTGATGTGCCCccttgctgcctgtgctcagggTTGTTACCAGTTACTCCAGAGCCCCCTGAACTCCTCTCCAGCCTGAAGGATTCTGGGGTCTGGTTTAAGCTGGGGTGGGTCCACTGGGGAGGTGCCCACAGTAGAGACACAGGTTCCAGGCAGACACACAGGTCATGTTAGCCTCTCTGGGCTTTAAATATTTGGTCAGAATTGACAGATGCAGCCCAAAGGAATGTTTTGGAGCTGAAGCTTGTGACATATCCCAAGTCTTCTGTGGTCAGGAGGGTGGCTCTGAGCCTGCATGTGGTATGGAAGCTGGTCTGGATGATCCACCTGCTCCCTGCTTGCCCTCACCTGTGCAAGTGAAAGGGAAGCTGCTCATGAGGGGAGGCTGGAAAAACAAGGCTGTCCCAGCAGCTTGGGAACGTGAGCAAGATAGCACGTGGGCCTGGTACAGAGATAAGGCTTGGGCTGGGAAAACTGAAACTGAACTGTGACAATGAGGGGAAGGTTGGCAGTGCACAGGCACCACACTGGCCTCCAGGCAGGAGACTCCACCCAAGCAGGGACAGGTGGCCCAGGTGGCATCTTTATTGTGTTTCAGGGTGCTGATGTGCACAGGTGTTGCAAGGAAGTTCGTAGGAAAAGGTGTGGTGGGTGTGCATGGGGACATGGCAAACAGCAGGAACTCTGGTTTAAGGGAAGAACGTGGTGCTAGTGTGTGTCACAGCCTtgccacagcacagggaggtgacacgtggctgcagcagcagtgggtgcCTCCCTGCTGGttcccaggcaggagctctgcACAGGGGGCTCTGTGCCAGGGGGAACTGCCATGCTCAGCTCAGGgacccagccctggcagagctgaggatGCCTGGAAGTTCCCTCAAAAGGCAGTAAAGGAGTGAAAATCCAATTGCACATGGATGTGTGCCCGGCAAACGTGTTCATGGAAATACACATTGCTCTGATCCCTGTCAGCCTCCTGCGTGTCTCCCcgtgctgtcactgcagcattCCATCCTCTCCGGAGTCTCCCACCGTGCTTCATAGCTCTCCCTCTCCACGGGGAACAGCTCCAATCCTCCCTCCGCagcctgtggcacagccagTGTGACCAGGGGACAGCCACCGGGTGTCACTTTAGGAGTGCGTCTGGCCGGGAGCCCTGCCCCGCCTCTGGGCACAGCGTCaccacctcctcttcctctgcgCTGAGTTTCTATTTCCCCGTCTTCTCGCCCCGGTCTCCGGCACAGGCAGGATGGCATCGCCCATATCTcagaagctggaggagaagctggTGTGCTCCATCTGCCTGGAGCTGTTCAGGGTGCCCGTGACCTTGCCCTGCGGCCACAACTTCTGCAAGCGCTGCATCAGCGACCACTGGGACAAGCAGAAGCAGGCGCCCGCCGGCACCGACGCGAGCTACACCTGCCCCGAGTGCCGCAGGGGCTTCGAGCGGTGCCCGGAGCTGGAGAAGAATGTCACCCTGCACAGCGTGGTGGAGCTGGCACGGGACAGTGACGAGCGGGGCTCGGCCGCGGGCCGGTGCGAGGTGGCCCCGGCCGAGTTGTGCCGGCAGCACGGGCGGCCGCTGGAGCTGTACTGCAAGGACGAGCGGCGCTGCATCTGCTGCATCTGCACCGTCCGGGACTGCCAGCGGCACCGGCGGGTGCTCTTCGAGGAGGAACGAGCCAAAAAGCAGGTGGGTGACAGGGCTGGGGCCACGGGAGAACGGGGTGTTGTGACAGCTCAGGCACGCACGACATCCAGCTCCACCGCCCcgtgtcctgctgcagggacgTGATGTCCCTCTGTGTGCCAGACTGCCCAGCCTCAGCTGGACACGGGGCTGGCCAGGGAGGTGCCACCAGTGCCTGGCTGCTCCTTGAGAAACCGGGTgttgccaggagcagcagtgagctGGGTAAATCCAGCAGCACGAGATGACTGATGCCATGTGTTTGTTACCCTCTGATCTAGAGGAAATAGCTAAAAAAGGGGTGAAAGGCAgcacaaaaaaatcacttatttgTTATCCTGACACAGAGTCCCCTTCCCAAGCTGCCTCCTTCCCTGTTAGCCTTGTCCTGCAGCCCTGAGAGGGTCCTGGGAGCCAGGTGGGCAGCAGTGGGCTGGGCTTTTCCACAGGATGTGCAACTGGACATGACTGGCAGATATGACTGGATATGaaactcagtgctctgggctaGTTGAGGGTGGTCAGTTACAGGTTgaactcgatgatcttggatgttctattctattctattctattctattctattctattctattctattctattctaatGTTATTCTATGCCTCCCTTCACAGACCTTTTTGAAAGAATCCCTGGAAAAATCCCAGGAGGAATCAGAGAGGATTGAACAGGCAATGAAGGAGCTGGAGTTGCAGACAGAGAGCATCAAGGTAACGCTGCAgcctccctgtgctggcctgTGGGTGGGAGCATGCTGGTTCTCATGGCTCTTCCTGCCCAGGACTGCTCTGAGCTCAAAGATGGGATTCAGAGCAAATTCACCCACCTGAAGAAAGCTCTGGAGGATTTCCAGTGTCAGACAGTGGCCAGGATTGAGCAAGAGCAGAGGGCGGCTCTGGAGCACGTGGACAAGAACTGGAACCTGTGTAAGGACCGCCTGGATGTCCTTGGCCAGCACATGGAGAGGGCTCAGAGCCTGCTGGCCTGCCCTGATCACAAGACCTTCCTGCAGGTACCACTCTGGCACTGTTTGTATCCTCCCATTTGCTTGGGCCTGCACCCTTCTGATGACAACAGAATCAGGTCCAacccattcccactgggaacGCATCCTCAGTTTGgctcagggatgtgctggggctgtgggaaagagaaaaaaatccctgttttttGGGGGTCTCTGAAAAGTTATGTGGGCAATGCTGGGATGCCCCTGTTGCCCACTGGGGAGACATGATGAGTGCAAATGGGTTTGCACAGTCCTCCCCAGACTGGTGCAtggtgtctgtgtgtctgtccgCAGGAGttccccctgctcccacctctggagagcccagaggTGCTGGTGCCCGTGGAGTTTGATGTGGCTGCTGTGATCAAGCCCATCTCTGAGATCCTCACCAGCAtctccaggctcctgctggAGGACCTGCCTGCCTGTGTAGCCCCCGAAGCCCCCAACCCTGCTGGCCAAGGTAACCCTCCTGCTCTCAGGGGTACTTTGAAGGGTTCTGAGTGATCCTGAAAAAGAGCCTggcctgtgtcactgctggggacacagctgctgggcacaggggtttgggatgggacaCATTTTTACTGGTCAGTAGATGAAGTGGGATGAGCCGGGTGGCCTCCCTGTGGCCCCTCCTTGCTGGGAATGCTGAACCATGGTGGCACatgcctgctcccagctgtggaTACAGTGGagttcctcctcctcctccttctcctttccttcccatgaAGCCAGGAAGAAAGATGTTTTTGGGTGGCATTACTCAAAATGCCTATTTCCATCCTCCACAGGCCCAGTGCATCCCCAGGAGCTGGTGGTGAAGGCTGTGGACCCTCTCCCCAAGTGCCAGCTCCGAGCTGAGCTTCTGAAGGGTAAGGAGCACAgggggcctggagggacagcaCCTcactggggtccccagcacaacGAGATGTCACCAAGCCAGGCTCCTTCCCATGAGGAGGGTGGttgtggctgcagggacaggagctcctTCCCTGGTTCTTCCAATGTATCTCCCTAAATGCAGAGAAGGCAGGGTAGATGGGCTGGGATGAGAAAGGACCCATTAGGGGGATTAGGAGCACCAGGAACTGCTTTCCCATGGAACTGAGGCTGTCTGGTATTGGATCAGTCACTGCTCTGCATGGCACAGCCCCAGTccagagccctgcctgcaccaTTGCTCTCTATCCAGGGACATGGCCTCAGCATTCCTAGCTATAGTCGTTCATgtcccctttcctccccaggCCAGCCATCTCCTGTTTTTAGGAaattcctctgtgctcctcttcCCATCTCCTCCCTGTTGGGAAAAGGTTTGGGTAATGTTCAGGCCATGTTGGTCATGTCACTCTTGCCAAGGTAGCAATTGCTGCCTATGGGACCTGTAGGAATTCCTTCCATCGGGCCCCACAGAACATTCTTAAGGTTATTAATAGGAACCCCCTGTTATTTATGGGCAGCGGGCAGGAGCCCAGCCAGCTGCCCGGCCCAGGTGTTGGGAGAGGAAGGTGGGGTTCTGGTGGCCAGGGAgtgcccacagcaggagctATCACAGCCCATGCAGAGGAGAGTAACTCCCTGCAATACCGTATTTGCCCCCTTAACACCTGgttttctccccctctcccaACCCACACTGGTACTTTTTGCTCTTAAAACCAAGCACATCCCTGCCAAAATGGCCACAGAGCCACTGTGCTCACAATGGCCACTCGGTTGTGAGCTTGGTTGTGCAAGAACTGTGCAAAGCATCGTGTCTCACTGATTCAACAGCTATTTCTGGGCTTTTCCATTCCCTCTAGGGCAGGTGTTGCATCCTCCCCACTACCCTTCCCCTCCAAACACCCTGTTCCCTTCCATTCCGGGAGCCAGCCCTACAGAATTTAAACCCCATCACTGCTGGGAGGGCAAAAAGATCTGATGAAGCATTTCAGCCCCATCCATGTCCTTGCTCCCCGCAGACCACCGCAACCTGACCTTCGACCCCGAGACGGCCAACAAGTACCTGGAGCTGTCCAAAGGTGCCCGCAAAGCCAAGCACAGTCCTGGCACCGtccctgggaaggggcagggcCCCCGCTTCGAGCCCTGGCAGgtgctgtgcacacagagctACGGCCCCGGCCACCACTACTGGGAGGTGAAGATCTCCAGCCACTCCGTCATCCTGGGGGTCACCTACCAGGGGCTcccccgggagcagcagcagcgccacAGCTTCAACATCGGGCTGGACGGGGGCTCATGGGGGCTGCAGGTGCGGGAGGATTGTTACCTGGCCTGGCACAAGGGCCACGCCCAGAAAATCCAGGAGCAGCTCTATAAGAACCTGGGGGTCAGCCTGGATTATGGCAAGGGGCTCCTCTCCTTCTATGGCCTCGGGGAGAGGACAAAACTCATCCACTCCTTCCACAGTGTCTTCACTGAGCCCCTGTACCCTGTGTTTTGGCTGTGTGAGGGGCGAGTGGTGACACTGTGCCAGAGGGACTGAGCCAGAGCCACCACGCTGAGCCATAGCAAAGCTGGCAAGCCCAGGCTGGTGCTAAAGTGGAGCTGCAATGAGGCTGTTGTGGTGCAGTGGGACCCCAGTGCTGAGGCAGGTGTGGAGTGCAGTGTTTTAACAAGAGCTGATGGGGACAGACATGTAAATTAATCTGTTTGATTTGCAAACCTGTGTGATATGCAAATATCACACTAGTGAcacatggcagggctggagctcacCATGGGTGCCTGCCCCTGCAAATAGAGCAAGGGAATGGGGGATAAGGAGGgtgaaaaaatgagattttcctctttcttctatCCCTGCCAAACCCCCAAACTTGGGGAAGGTTTGGGATGAGGGGGACCCCAGACGGAGGTGCTACTGCCACGGGGTGCTCTGAAACAATTTGGAGGGACCTCTGTGCTCACACAGCCTCACATGCAGGCAGGTcctgctcccccccccccccagccccttctTGGTTTCCTCATGCTGTTCTCAGACCTGGCAGAGCAACTTCTCAGGGTTCTACGCTGCAGCTCTTTGTACGATGCTGCTTTTCCCaataaagctttattttcttactgGTTTGACCTTGCTGCTGTTGGGAGATGTGGGACCCCGCAGcattgggggtggggggagctgGATACCCCTGCTCTCACAGccatccctgcagggctccatcctgcccctctgtgtccccatggGGCCTCTGACCAACCCTTGGAGCGAccagcagagccagaaggtGCTTTATTTACTGTAGCACTCTGATAATGAAACCTGGTTTCCTACTGCTCTGCTCCAAGGTTGATTTGGCAGGGAAGAAAATCCAAAGTTTTCATTGATGTTTTTCCAAGGGTGAGACTGCAGGTCCAAcgtctcctcctgctcctgtgggaGTGCTGGTGAGGATTAACAGGGTGAAACTGGGCACTGGGTTCAAAAGTGCTGGGGATGTGAATGCCTGGGGAATGAATCacatcattttttcctttggggaCAAAAAGTTTAAAAGGTTCAATCCCCTTCTTCAAGAACAGATATTATTTGTCTTGTGCTTCCTGCTTCACTTGACACCTCCCTACTCCTCGCAGCCCTGTCCTTGGGTGAGGCCTTGGGCCAGCATGCACCTGGGAACTTATCCAAGTCCAAAAATTGTCTGTGTATCCTGCACAGAAGGGGTCCGGAGATCTCGTGAGGCAGATCTTCACTCTAAAAGCACTTTGGGGTCTTTGAGCCCTCTCTGGTGCCTGCCAGTTTCTGCCAGACCCCAGAGGAAAAGGGGACAGTGACTGAGCCaggccctgggcactgcagccctTTTTGGCCATGGGGAAGGCTGGTGTAGGTCCATGGACACGAGGGCTGGCAGGAAAGCACCTGCACCTATGCACTGGAGAGGCTCAGGACCTTCCATGTGGCCCCAGGGTGGGGAGCACCTGGGGAGCAGTGGAGTAGCAGCAGGTCCTAGAGGGGGAAGGAATGCTCAAGGGGAGCAGCAGGTCCTTGGGAGGGCGACTGGAATGGGCTGGCAACAGCTTCCCCAGATGGGAGACTTGGGGAAGGTCAGCAGCTCCCCTTAGCAATAGAACGCTGAGGAGGGCCCAGATCCCAGTGGGGCAGATCCTTTAGGAGGTGGCAGACCCTGGGTGGGGGGCAGCACATCCTCAGCAGGGTGATATCCCCCCGGGGCTGATCTCCCTGAAGACAGCCCatgccagggacagggaccagATGGGAGCAGATCCCATTTGGGGTGAGACCCTTTCCAGGACGGCGAGTGCCTGGGACCGGGCGCCGGGGTCGATGCTGTGGGTCAGTGCCCCGAGGACGCAGCAGCCCCCACGGGCACCGCGGGGAGCGGAGCCGCGCCTGCGGTCGCGGGGAGGCGgagcgggcgggcggggcgcggctGCCGCCCGCCTCCGCCGGGGCTGGgaccggggccggggccggccggggcGTTCAGGGATGGATGCTGCGCCCGGGAGCGCCCCGTCGTCCTCCGCCGCGGCGTTGCGGCTGGCGCTGGCGGCTCCGGGGCTGCCCGAGGGTCCCCTCGGCTGCCCCATCTGCCTGGACGTGCTGCGGGACCCGGTGACGGTGCCGTGCGGACACAACTTCTGCCAGGGCTGCTTGCAGGCGCTCCGCCAGCGGCCAGGCCCCCCCgacggcggcggggcgggcggggccgcccgCTGCCCGCTGTGCCAGGAGCCCGTCCCCGCGGCCCTGCGGCTCTGCAAGAACCGCGCCCTGTGCGAGCTCCTGCCGCTACTGGCGGCCGCCACCGGCGGCTCGTCCCCGTCGCCCTCGGCCGCCGCGTCCCCGACGTCCCCGGCCGCCGCGTCCCCGATGGCTCCGGGAGCCGAGGAGGAGGATGCTGCGGGGGAGGAAGGAGCCGTGGTGCTGTGCGATGTGTGCCCGCCGGAGTCCCGCGTGGCGGCCGAGCGGTCGTGCCTGGTGTGCCTGGCGTCCTTCTGCGGGGCGCACCTGGAGCCGCACCGGCGCGCCCCGGCTTTCCGCGCACACCGGCTGGTGGCCCCGCTGCGCCGGCTGGAGGAGGGGCTGTGCCCCCgccacctgcagcccctcgACGGCTTCTGCCGCACcgagcagagctgtgtctgcGCCCGCTGCCGCGCCCACGAGCATCGCGCCCACGACGTGGTGCCCCTCGAGCAGGAGCGAGAGCACAAGCAGGTGcgtggggtggggaggggcgCGGAGGTCCCCCCGCGGGTGCTGCGGGTGGGACCCTGGTGTGGGGGTGTCGTGGGTGCTATGAGGTGCGGCATCCCATCCTGCACCCAGGTCCTCACGGGGAGCCCAGCCCCCACGTGGGGTGTGTGCAGGTGCAGCCCTGGTGGGATGCCATGTGTGGGGGTGCTGTACTCTCACCCCTCGGGGGATTCCATCCCGACATATGGACAGGGTGCTGCGCCATCAGGGAACCCCTGGGACGGGATGCGCAGATGGGGACGGGTATCGAGGCAGAGGCGCTGCCAGGCATCCCGTGGGGATTCTTCCCGCTGCGGAGCCGAACTCGCAATCTCGTGGGTGTAGGGCTGTGGCGAGGCGAGGCTGCCTGGGACACCCCACAGCGGCCACCCCCGCGCTCCTGGGGCACCCGCCGTCCCCGTCTCGTTCCCACAGCTCCGTCGAGGCGGTTTTTCTGCCCGCGCTGGCAGCCGGCCCGGACGCCGCTCCCGCTCCCCCAGCCCTTTGTATCCTGCCGTTTTGGCAGCGGGGGTTTTTCCATCACTCCCATTCCCAGATGTGACTGAGTCACCTCCTAAACTCACGCCCACGAGCCTTCCCAGGAGCCGGGGCTCCAGTCCCAACGTGGTGCCGCCTtcatgggcactgctgccttgAAAGT
This genomic window from Vidua chalybeata isolate OUT-0048 chromosome 19, bVidCha1 merged haplotype, whole genome shotgun sequence contains:
- the MRPL38 gene encoding 39S ribosomal protein L38, mitochondrial, whose product is MAAPLLSAALRGARGGRSFGTAAVLWKRAAPLGPMPNEDVDVGNLEALPKYRSFTRYLRQAERASREPRWWNTYRQHTDPPAEPQTDIGLPHERPSRAKELKERKRILRENRRNAEMERAARLRTVLIPLDEVRAEWERTSGPFHKQRVAKHCGVFRDLFKGATFTPWVALRVQYSQEDEDLVPVYYGNMVTPSEASSPPAVSYEADKGSLWTLLLTNPDGHLRDADSEYLHWLVTNIPGSDIKAGKEMCHYLPPFPAMGTGYHRFIFLLFKQHGPIDFSQDARPAPCYSLKMRTFSTFDFYRKHKDAMTPAGLAFFQCQWDSSVTSTFHQLLNMREPVFEFVRPPPYHPPQVKFPRHQPLRYLDRYRDTQEPTYGIY
- the TRIM65 gene encoding tripartite motif-containing protein 65, with amino-acid sequence MASPISQKLEEKLVCSICLELFRVPVTLPCGHNFCKRCISDHWDKQKQAPAGTDASYTCPECRRGFERCPELEKNVTLHSVVELARDSDERGSAAGRCEVAPAELCRQHGRPLELYCKDERRCICCICTVRDCQRHRRVLFEEERAKKQTFLKESLEKSQEESERIEQAMKELELQTESIKDCSELKDGIQSKFTHLKKALEDFQCQTVARIEQEQRAALEHVDKNWNLCKDRLDVLGQHMERAQSLLACPDHKTFLQEFPLLPPLESPEVLVPVEFDVAAVIKPISEILTSISRLLLEDLPACVAPEAPNPAGQGPVHPQELVVKAVDPLPKCQLRAELLKDHRNLTFDPETANKYLELSKGARKAKHSPGTVPGKGQGPRFEPWQVLCTQSYGPGHHYWEVKISSHSVILGVTYQGLPREQQQRHSFNIGLDGGSWGLQVREDCYLAWHKGHAQKIQEQLYKNLGVSLDYGKGLLSFYGLGERTKLIHSFHSVFTEPLYPVFWLCEGRVVTLCQRD